The nucleotide sequence ataggattgtcataggggtttctttaactctctactcctgggggaatttctgtgtgtgtgtctgtagtgttacagacatacttgcagacaagtattttgaaataaattaccaaaataattgaaactggtgtgattatgtagttttattatgacaaataaaatttgtagaattttaaaatattgtgtgcagaatttttatatttttggtaCAGAATGCCCCCGGGAGTAAAACATTTATTATGTTTAAGTTAGACTCGCATGTGAGTAAAATTGATCTGCagaatgtttgcaggattagacctCAAAATAGCATCTTGCTGTattgaaagagaagaaaaatagggAGAAAGAACAAGGTACCATAAGGTTTTGTACAAAGCTCTAAAAATATGGGAGTCTTATAACCCTTCCACTTTCTATCCCTGAAAATACTTTATATGAAAGTATTCCCTACCTGTTAATTTGCCCTCCAGTAATATCAATGAAAGTGATACTGTCACCTTGAGATCTAGTCAGTTCAAAACAGTAAGTTAAAACTATTTTTAGTTATACATGCCCACGAGTTTCCCTACcagttttttgtggttttacgatgttttttctcttcccttttcctgaAGTGAAAGACCCCCAGAAACAGAGAAAACTGACTATgcacaaaatgctgtcaaatgcacatcATAAAAATCCTGAAAGATTTGTTTCTGTATTCTTTCAGTTAGCGCAATCTTATTTGTTACCTATAATTAGTAAACAAGtagtatgattttttaaattgatggtgtccctttaaattttttatttttaaatatttttggatttctgTCTTAAGGACAACCAGTGAGATAACTTTATGGCTTGTACCATTACTCTTTTCTACATTCTTAAGTAAACCCACTGAGAGACTCACACTGTAGTTCACagggaattaaaaaataaatatttggttGCCTGTAAATAATCCAGTTAGATATAAGGTGCACATCTTGTATCAGTCCCAAAATGTAAATACATAATGAAATTCTTTACAACTGAAATTTAATTAGTTACTGCAACACCATCATTGATTTATagatagttatttaaaaaaatcgaGAAATTCTTTATAATTGGTTTTAAAGTGCCTCTGTAGTGGTGTTACTTAAAAATAGATAAACTAAACATTGGGATAGCAGACAAATATTCCACTGGTTCAAACTCTTACTTTTGTTATAAATTTTAATTACCTGTAAAATAACCATTTACCCATGCTTTGTGTCATGCTGTAGCAAAGTTCTAATGGCCCTGTGAAGAAGTCTATGCGTGAGAAGGCTGTGGAGCGGAGAAACATTAATAAAGAACACAACAGTAACTTTAAGGCTGGATATATCCCAATTGATGAAGACCGTCTCCATAAAACAGGCTTACGGGGCAGGAAAGGCAACTTGGCTATTTGTGTGAttgttctcctttttattttGGCTGTCATCAATTTGATTGTGAGTATAATACTTAGGCTGCAAGTGAGTTTGGGCatgcttgttttactttttattgagtatttactaaataaatataaactttttCCAGCATAGATCAGAATACTTTGAAAAGCACAATCTTAAAGTGTATTAAGGGGGATCACTTTAATTTTTTCCCTACATTTCCTGCTTATTTTTAGTCTCAAAAAGATTATTTCAAGGTGTTTTATTGTGGGGTTTTTATTAGCAAGAAGTccccaatcttttttttttcttgtctttttcttAGTATGACTAATCAGACCAATgattttttcctccatttcttcccAAAGTTCTCTGTTGTTATTAAAAATAGCATCATAACATTGCAAGATGTTctacagagattaaaaagacagttCCTTCCACGAACAGCTTAAACGCTAAATCTTATTTTTACATTCTCTCATCTAAGAGGCCACATGTATCAAGACCACAACCAAGCCTATGCCCCTAATATTAATCAGGAACAGGAATCTTCTGATTATTTCCACACCCAGAGCTGTACATGACAAACAATGCAAATTATTACCAGTGCAACGTTCAATACAATTATTCTGAATTAATGCATACAATGAAGTGCTCTCAACCCATCAGATCACAGGAATGTTGTATAGTTACTAACTGAACTGTATATTAGTTTTCAGAATTCATCCTGTACAATTTGCACTCTGATTTGCTACTGCAATTCACTATTTTAATACCCACCTTTGCTTCTCATCTCCTCATAGTTAGGCATTTCAGTATACCATCAACACTGAAGGGTCCTTTCTTTTAACTCAAGACTGGGTTAACAAACACCTTTCACGTTGAGTTTATTTAGCTTAGGATACAGCCAGTATCTCAAACAGGAAGATGTCTCAAGCCATCATCCACATTACTTAATTTCAGAGTGTTCAAGTGTATGGAGAATGTAggtttttataatattttacaaACTATTTTAGATCATATTTGAGATGGGTTAAAAATAACCATATATTGTGATTAACTGCATTTCTGTGTTTTCAGTGGAAAGAAAGCATAAACATAGTAAAGCAAAggaaaatagtttttttaaaacaaacttcctTTCACATACCCATTGTAAAAATCTCTAGTACTTAAATCATTTGTATGCTTGtggttattttaaatgtaataactAATTAAacactcctttttaaaaaagtattttgacCACTCTGTTTTCCCGCATCTGtagtattaaaataaatatgaaactaTGCTTGTGTTACTGTTTTAGATCACACTTGTCATCTGGGCTGTGATTCGTATTGGGCCCAATGGTTGTGACAGCATGGAGTTTCATGAGAGTGGCTTACTGCGATTTAAACAAGTATCCGACATGGGAGTTATACATCCATTATATAAAAGTACAGTAGGAGGCAGGCGTAATGAAGATTTGGTTATCACTGGAAATAACCAGCCTGTAAGTTACATCATGAGCTGAACATATATGGTAAACAATATGGGGGaattgcattattattattaatcataactatagtaaaaatgtttttgtcatgttttaaaataattttaatgattTGTTTCCGCAGATTGTATTTCAGCAAGGAACAACAAAACTTAGTGTGGAAAAGGACAAAACCTCCATTACCAGTGATATTGGTATGGAATTTATTGACCCAAGGACACAGAATACTTTGTTCAGCACAGACTATGAGACTCATGAGTTTCATTTGCCAAATGGAGTGAAAATTTTGAATGTACAGAAGGCATCTACGGAGAGGGTATGAACTATTTTAATAGCtcactttttcttttatataaagGCTAATTATGGAATTGTTTGTTATTGCAAAGTAGGAATGCAGTTTGTGTTGTGACTTGGCCATATTCAAGTAAATACAGAAGTATAACCAAAAAAGTATTTTGACATGAAGTAACTGTTGCAAAATGTAAACAGTAAAATCCTAAAGAAAAGTTGTAATAAAGTTACGTTCTTTTTGTTGTACACTGTTGCAAGTAAGAGAATAAGTTAAGATAAAATAACTTGCTTTAACTAACCATCCTAACATATCAGGACCAGAATACccaaatttatttttctgtttgccATTGgagttttcctgtttgttcatgcGCCAGCATTATTGATTTTTACAGCTAACCGGTCCAGAAGTAGCTTGTTGTATAATTATTACTGTTCAGAGGTTGTGgagaattcagatttttttaaaaaaaactcagttctttaaaaataccacacacacacgtGAGTACACACAACCTGCGCCTATTGCTTTCTTTTCCTTGGCAATAGATTTGTAATAATCAGATGACATTATCCAGCACATTATAACAATTTTTTATGTGCAGTTAAACTAAAAAGTGAATGGCATTGCAGGGTTCCATGTTTGTCAGATTGACTTCCAGATCAAATGTGCCCCATGTATTAGTAAAAAAGATGATGTTTTCCAGCTGCCAGCATTACAAATTCAACAtgggatctgaaaatcaagctctgaGGTTTTTCTTCCACATCACCATCTGTAATAAAGATTCTTCAGGCCACATTAAGacctgagggcatggctacactggaaacttcaaagcgctgtcgtgGGAGCGCTCCCacggcagcactttgaagtgcgagtgtggttgcGCGCAAGCGCTGGGGGAGCGCTCTCCCAGctctcctggtaatccacctccacgaggggattagctccgagtgcTGGAAGTGCGGCTCCCAGCGCtcagagcctgtttacactagcactttaaagcgctctgacttgctgcgctcaggggggtgatttttcacccccctgagccagcaagttagagtgctataaaatgtaagtgtagccaagcccttagtcacAACTGTACAACACCATTGCCTTCAGTAGGTTTACACAGGTAGCTGGCTGCGTACTTAGAATTTAgtgaacaattctgttgatgacgtacaagaaggaatagaatccaactcACTCTCTCAGTGATGTTTACGCTGCAGAACTAACAGGAATAAAAAGTAAACTTATTTTTGTACCTAAGTAAACAGATTTAACTCTGAATACACACAAGGAACAAATCTGATGGGTAAGGAggaatcatttttatataatcactTTTCAGAATAAGAGAGACTTATAAGGTAGGTTAAATTTGGCACCTAAACAACTTATATGTTCCTCTAAATTCTCTAgcacagcagttcccaaacttggttcacggcttgttcagggtaagcctctGGCGGGCTGCAAGACGCTTTGTTTGCCAGAGCATCTGCAGGTATGGCTGTACTTAATCCTAGCCAAGTGATATGCAAGTGTAAGTTAGCTGACAGTCTAGATAAAACTGTCTAGATTAAACTTTTTACTGTGACACAGAAATTTTCCAAGATAGGTAATCCTTGTTTCTAGTCATGACTCATTGTTCAGAGCAGTAAAAAACTGTAGAAACTTTAAAGGCATAGGGAGAGGGATAtgcaacatgcattgactgttttcagagtaacagccgtgttagtctgtattcgcaaaaagaaaaggagtacttgtggcaccttagagactaatcaatttatttgatatattttatatatatatatttatatttatatatattttatatattatttaataaattggttagtctctaaggtgccacaagtactccttttctttatgcattGACTGTGTTATATTCCAATTTTTAGCAGTGTGGCTATTATTAGGGAACTAATTTAACAAAATTACTTAAAGACAAGCAAAAATGGAACTTTTAAAACTCTATTTACCATTATTTCATTCTTCTtgcatatttttttccctttaagatTACCAGCAATGCTACCAGTGACCTAAATATAAAGGTTGACGGACGTGCCATTGTTCGTGGAAATGAAGGTGTTTTCATCATGGGCAAAACCATTGAGTTTCGCATGCATGGTGATATGGAACTAAAGGCAGTAAGTATTTTAAATTGACAAAATTATTTCTAATAGCTCCATGTTAAaaccaagaagaagaaaaattagGCTCTCTCATTTTTTTGGATGGATTCaaatctgtaaattcaggatAAAAATATAGTTTAGTAGCAGTTCAATTAATTGTAGCATTATAAAAGCAAATGTAATAATTTAATTATTCATCTTTTGAAACAGTGACTTAAAAACTTTGAGTTAGTAATTATTTCATAACTGTATGCTTTTTGATGTTATGTTAATGATGTGGACAATCTGAAGTGGAGAAGAGGTTAAAGGGAAAAATAGTAGATTTTAGAAGATTGATGTTTAAAGTCTGGTTTGTTCTGGTTCACAAGTGAAGATAAGCTTGGTGGGCTCATTGTATTGTGCATCACACATCTAACTACCACAAAGTGAGTAGTGTGTTCGGTACTGGCCTATGAGTGGAATAGCAAGGTATGCTGCGGGTCAGAACTGAGATGTATGAGCACTACGttcacttgtgattttttttaaataaaattcttatgCAAAgacttaaaatataaacaaaattaataacCTTTCTTTTATTATCTTTAGGGTAGCTTTGAAAATAAACTATTCGTTTACATTCTTTTGGAAATAAATATCCTACTTCTATTAAGTGATAAATTGTATAATTATTCTTTTATTAGAAAAACAGCATTATCTTAAATGGAACTGTGATGGTCAGCACATCTCGACTTCCAAGTTCTTATGGGGAAAAGTTTAATAATGTTGACTGGCTGCGCTACAAGCTCTGTATGTGTGCAGATGGAACTCTATTCCGAGTTGAAGTGAAGACCCGCAACATGGGTTGTCAAACCTCAGTCAACCCTTGTGGAACCACACACTAAACGCAAAGTACTGGGACAAGAGCAGTCATGAGGAGAGTTCATTTACGTTTTtacatttgtgtgtataaaacaatTGCATGCCAATTATTTCTGTTTACACAACAGTTTATTATAATATTTATTACTAACATTTTTAGCACAGCAGTATTATGTCTGTTGCATAATTTCAGTATTTACAATAGAGTATTTACCATAATGGGTCTGATTTAGCAagatgcttaagcacatgcttcagcaTACACACTTGATCAAATatcttgctgaattgaggccagTAAGAGAGATTTACTGGGGGATTGATcctacaagatgctgagcacctcctgcaaaGAGTCCTCAACTCCTTGCCTCTGAAG is from Chelonia mydas isolate rCheMyd1 chromosome 4, rCheMyd1.pri.v2, whole genome shotgun sequence and encodes:
- the SGCB gene encoding beta-sarcoglycan isoform X1; this translates as MAAAAAAGAAASEQQSSNGPVKKSMREKAVERRNINKEHNSNFKAGYIPIDEDRLHKTGLRGRKGNLAICVIVLLFILAVINLIITLVIWAVIRIGPNGCDSMEFHESGLLRFKQVSDMGVIHPLYKSTVGGRRNEDLVITGNNQPIVFQQGTTKLSVEKDKTSITSDIGMEFIDPRTQNTLFSTDYETHEFHLPNGVKILNVQKASTERITSNATSDLNIKVDGRAIVRGNEGVFIMGKTIEFRMHGDMELKAKNSIILNGTVMVSTSRLPSSYGEKFNNVDWLRYKLCMCADGTLFRVEVKTRNMGCQTSVNPCGTTH
- the SGCB gene encoding beta-sarcoglycan isoform X3; translation: MAAAAAAGAAASEQQSSNGPVKKSMREKAVERRNINKEHNSNFKAGYIPIDEDRLHKTGLRGRKGNLAICVIVLLFILAVINLIITLVIWAVIRIGPNGCDSMEFHESGLLRFKQVSDMGVIHPLYKSTVGGRRNEDLVITGNNQPIVFQQGTTKLSVEKDKTSITSDIGMEFIDPRTQNTLFSTDYETHEFHLPNGVKILNVQKASTERITSNATSDLNIKVDGRAIVRGNEGVFIMGKTIEFRMHGDMELKAVKKQHYLKWNCDGQHISTSKFLWGKV
- the SGCB gene encoding beta-sarcoglycan isoform X2, producing MREKAVERRNINKEHNSNFKAGYIPIDEDRLHKTGLRGRKGNLAICVIVLLFILAVINLIITLVIWAVIRIGPNGCDSMEFHESGLLRFKQVSDMGVIHPLYKSTVGGRRNEDLVITGNNQPIVFQQGTTKLSVEKDKTSITSDIGMEFIDPRTQNTLFSTDYETHEFHLPNGVKILNVQKASTERITSNATSDLNIKVDGRAIVRGNEGVFIMGKTIEFRMHGDMELKAKNSIILNGTVMVSTSRLPSSYGEKFNNVDWLRYKLCMCADGTLFRVEVKTRNMGCQTSVNPCGTTH